In one window of Bemisia tabaci chromosome 6, PGI_BMITA_v3 DNA:
- the LOC109038664 gene encoding uncharacterized protein isoform X1 yields MSFCKLNTQKSPSVLEQLIEEINFQRVKEMRQVVKDDSGFVMLQGSSYWTDLFVRHFLFQAEHSIDCDDLLFFVRKRHVKGSSRFLPKFHTEVDVFRKDSRRLPVGDPDIDWEETVYLNLIIHQFDYTLTLAVCTRTSPKELQVLKRHSQKVFASPSRRKMDTKGENEEMTYPYVCFMVDNFNEVFCDIFVRDGEMVCVELVASDHEGSVQSVIFLGSIRYDALKKVYDARMSLSSKMAQRMTFGLFTGSSQRVEFVRMKGPEGKGHAEMAVTKPKGCTAETPTSEPGYSITDGWDSDWEDDAENYHSYRYQRRLSDPSANLDTFMRASWRPKENSAGARARSENEGLDSLASGLAEIEAGDVRDDLSADFNLKRSKSAPSCHYPNSQSLDSMLESTAELISPKPSPISNVSRRSCALNRSNLSTELSLKNSEDQRDCVKDSHSNRNPTNSAAEDASSESEEFYDCETWDQDLAEILCDLAPVENTSYGCDLNAVRSSSDCDIYKKSGKTSSCDVEPHSSTRQNFSYAKKSGFVTVNRSASKQPPKKISSDGTVVSFWCDVPPQDRVNRTKSLELDDGAYNPLWTMRGFTQSFHFWKENKRAQSVPLNVFLTYVTLPWWSIVNDILDHREGPILTF; encoded by the exons ATGTCCTTTTGCAAACTAAATACCCAAAAGTCGCCGAGTGTCTTGGAACAACTGATCGAGGAAATCAACTTTCAGAGGGTCAAGGAAATGAGACAAGTCGTCAAGGATG ATTCTGGATTTGTAATGCTGCAAGGATCATCTTATTGGACCGACTTGTTCGTTCGTCATTTCCTGTTTCAAGCAGAACACTCAATCGACTGTGATGATCTATTATTTTTTGTGCGCAAAAGACATGTGAAAGGATCATCCCGGTTTCTGCCAAAATTTCAT actGAAGTTGATGTGTTCAGAAAAGATAGTCGAAGGCTACCTGTCGGAGACCCAGACATAGATTGGGAAGAAACAGTGTATTTAAATTTGATAATTCATCAATTTGATTACACTTTAACTCTAGCTGTTTGTACACGCACCAGCCCCAAAGAATTGCAAGTTCTGAAACGACATTCTCAA AAAGTCTTTGCCTCCCCAAGTAGGCGAAAAATGGacactaaaggagaaaatgaggaaatgacATACCCATATGTTTGTTTCATGGTGGACAATTTTAACGAA GTTTTCTGCGATATTTTTGTCCGAGATGGAGAAATGGTGTGTGTTGAACTTGTTGCCTCTGATCATGAGGGCTCTGTGCAGAGTGTCATATTCCTTGGCTCTATCAGATATGATGCTCTGAAAAAAGTCTATGATGCTAGG ATGAGCCTTAGTAGTAAAATGGCTCAACGAATGACCTTTGGTCTTTTCACCGGTAGCTCTCAAAGAGTAGAATTTGTCCGCATGAAAGGACCTGAAGGGAAAGGCCATGCAGAAATGGCTGTGACAAAACCTAAAG GATGTACAGCAGAAACGCCTACCTCTGAACCAGGTTATTCTATCACCGACGGCTGGGACTCAGATTGGGAGGACGATGCTGAAAATTACCATTCGTATCGATATCAA CGACGTTTGAGTGACCCTAGTGCAAATTTAGACACATTCATGCGAGCCAGTTGGCGACCCAAAGAAAACTCGGCAGGAGCGCGAGCACGGTCAGAAAATGAGGGCCTTGATTCGTTAGCCAGTGGACTGGCCGAAATTGAAGCTGGAGATGTTCGTGATG ATTTGTCGGCGGATTTTAATCTGAAACGTTCTAAATCTGCCCCCTCCTGTCACTATCCGAACTCTCAAAGTCTCGACAGCATGCTGGAGTCTACTGCCGAATTGATAAGTCCAAAACCTAGTCCAATTAGCAATGTTAGTAGACGTAGTTGTGCACTGAACCGATCAAATCTCAGCACAGAGTTGTCCCTCAAAAACTCCGAGGACCAACGAGACTGTGTTAAGGATTCCCACTCAAATAGAAATCCCACCAACAGCGCTGCTGAAGATGCTAGTTCTGAAAGTGAAGAATTTTATGACTGTGAAACTTGGGATCAAGATTTGGCTGAAATTTTATGCGACCTTGCTCCGGTAGAAAATACAAGTTATGGCTGTGATCTCAATGCTGTGAGAAGCTCGTCCGACTGTGATATATATAAAAAGTCTGGAAAAACTAGTTCTTGTGATGTGGAACCACACTCTTCAACTCGCCAAAATTTTTCTTATGCTAAAAAATCTGGGTTCGTAACCGTCAATCGTTCTGCAAGTAAACAGCCTCCCAAGAAAATTTCGTCTGACGGGACGGTCGTGTCCTTCTGGTGTGATGTGCCGCCCCAAGACAGAGTAAATCGCACCAAAAGTTTAG AATTAGATGATGGTGCCTACAATCCACTATGGACAATGCGTGGATTTACTCAGTCGTTTCATTTCTGGAAGGAAAATAAACGGGCCCAATCTGTTCCTCTCAATGTGTTCTTAACATATGTTACCTTACCTTGGTGGAGCATTGTGAATG ATATATTAGATCACCGAGAAGGGCCCATCTTAACATTTTAA
- the LOC109038664 gene encoding uncharacterized protein KIAA0930 homolog isoform X2: protein MSFCKLNTQKSPSVLEQLIEEINFQRVKEMRQVVKDDSGFVMLQGSSYWTDLFVRHFLFQAEHSIDCDDLLFFVRKRHVKGSSRFLPKFHTEVDVFRKDSRRLPVGDPDIDWEETVYLNLIIHQFDYTLTLAVCTRTSPKELQVLKRHSQKVFASPSRRKMDTKGENEEMTYPYVCFMVDNFNEVFCDIFVRDGEMVCVELVASDHEGSVQSVIFLGSIRYDALKKVYDARMSLSSKMAQRMTFGLFTGSSQRVEFVRMKGPEGKGHAEMAVTKPKGCTAETPTSEPGYSITDGWDSDWEDDAENYHSYRYQRRLSDPSANLDTFMRASWRPKENSAGARARSENEGLDSLASGLAEIEAGDVRDELDDGAYNPLWTMRGFTQSFHFWKENKRAQSVPLNVFLTYVTLPWWSIVNDILDHREGPILTF from the exons ATGTCCTTTTGCAAACTAAATACCCAAAAGTCGCCGAGTGTCTTGGAACAACTGATCGAGGAAATCAACTTTCAGAGGGTCAAGGAAATGAGACAAGTCGTCAAGGATG ATTCTGGATTTGTAATGCTGCAAGGATCATCTTATTGGACCGACTTGTTCGTTCGTCATTTCCTGTTTCAAGCAGAACACTCAATCGACTGTGATGATCTATTATTTTTTGTGCGCAAAAGACATGTGAAAGGATCATCCCGGTTTCTGCCAAAATTTCAT actGAAGTTGATGTGTTCAGAAAAGATAGTCGAAGGCTACCTGTCGGAGACCCAGACATAGATTGGGAAGAAACAGTGTATTTAAATTTGATAATTCATCAATTTGATTACACTTTAACTCTAGCTGTTTGTACACGCACCAGCCCCAAAGAATTGCAAGTTCTGAAACGACATTCTCAA AAAGTCTTTGCCTCCCCAAGTAGGCGAAAAATGGacactaaaggagaaaatgaggaaatgacATACCCATATGTTTGTTTCATGGTGGACAATTTTAACGAA GTTTTCTGCGATATTTTTGTCCGAGATGGAGAAATGGTGTGTGTTGAACTTGTTGCCTCTGATCATGAGGGCTCTGTGCAGAGTGTCATATTCCTTGGCTCTATCAGATATGATGCTCTGAAAAAAGTCTATGATGCTAGG ATGAGCCTTAGTAGTAAAATGGCTCAACGAATGACCTTTGGTCTTTTCACCGGTAGCTCTCAAAGAGTAGAATTTGTCCGCATGAAAGGACCTGAAGGGAAAGGCCATGCAGAAATGGCTGTGACAAAACCTAAAG GATGTACAGCAGAAACGCCTACCTCTGAACCAGGTTATTCTATCACCGACGGCTGGGACTCAGATTGGGAGGACGATGCTGAAAATTACCATTCGTATCGATATCAA CGACGTTTGAGTGACCCTAGTGCAAATTTAGACACATTCATGCGAGCCAGTTGGCGACCCAAAGAAAACTCGGCAGGAGCGCGAGCACGGTCAGAAAATGAGGGCCTTGATTCGTTAGCCAGTGGACTGGCCGAAATTGAAGCTGGAGATGTTCGTGATG AATTAGATGATGGTGCCTACAATCCACTATGGACAATGCGTGGATTTACTCAGTCGTTTCATTTCTGGAAGGAAAATAAACGGGCCCAATCTGTTCCTCTCAATGTGTTCTTAACATATGTTACCTTACCTTGGTGGAGCATTGTGAATG ATATATTAGATCACCGAGAAGGGCCCATCTTAACATTTTAA
- the LOC109038640 gene encoding uncharacterized protein produces MKVLYFYLFYNDDIREIIQVSNDEVSRVLLYESHKSNVSDTKTHNISNGQTENTLNKDVCEPNLSCGDCRSTNDVKGTSRKFSECISTTVKVFKIRNTITMDLYQLSYFHYLLGQSFCYRHSTIENFGKDIKLRNHAPLLKVKIKLLISSPSYHVLDYLWCQRLERLCYERQELETAMAWLSTLGGAFSALGDKQEQCAVIAGKISVQQLRNAMRLGDPLTVARCKLYFSLSLIQQRKFRPAKHIIKEQYQLAIANAEKDFKLVRMCLGIWSKLKYEKKHKKSKIS; encoded by the exons ATGAAAGTTCTATATTTTTATCTCTTCTATAATGATGATATTCGAGAAATTATCCAAGTCAGTAACGATGAAGTATCCAGGGTTCTATTGTACGAATCCCACAAATCTAATGTATCTGATACCAAAACTCATAACATTTCAAACGGTCAAACAGAAAACACTCTCAATAAGGACGTGTGTGAACCAAATTTATCATGCGGCGATTGTAGGAGCACTAATGATGTAAAAGGAACAagcagaaaattttcagaatgtaTCAGCACCActgtcaaagttttcaagattAGAAACACGATTACAATGGATCTTTACCAGCTatcatattttcattatttattagGTCAGTCATTTTGTTACCGTCATAGTACcatagaaaattttggaaaagacaTCAAGCTGAGGAATCATGCTCCTCTACtcaaagttaaaataaaattgctgatcAGCTCACCTTCGTACCATGTTTTGGATTATCTATG GTGCCAACGTCTGGAAAGATTGTGCTACGAGCGGCAAGAGTTAGAGACAGCCATGGCCTGGCTCTCCACcttaggcggtgcattttctgcTTTGGGTGACAAGCAAGAGCAATGT GCTGTGATTGCTGGAAAAATATCTGTGCAGCAGTTGAGGAACGCTATGAGGTTAGGTGATCCTCTTACTGTTGCACGCTGCAAGCTCTATTTCTCCTTATCGCTTATCCAGCAGAGAAAATTCAGACCAGCCAAACATATCATCAAGGAACAATATCAGCTAGCGATTGCAAATGCAGAAAAAGACTTCAAACTAGTTCGGATGTGCCTTGGAATTTGGTCCAAGCTCAAATATGAAAAGAAACACAAGAAGAGTAAAATCAGCTAG